From a region of the Candidatus Sulfotelmatobacter sp. genome:
- a CDS encoding abortive infection family protein codes for MDTYVELGEQVNPSRLAVYEQIAKAVSEIVPDGYVRFVAIGLDPSEGLTNVQSPNLAITSDVVERALADAEALIACTCATSGVDRVHTALHAYLRVAADKHNLAYAPDADITALMKVLLKGHPAVAQSSEQTNKIGRAFATIVDALNPLRNQQSMAHPNVSLLAPAEAMLVINSVRTLPHYLDANLR; via the coding sequence ATGGACACGTACGTCGAACTGGGCGAGCAGGTTAATCCTTCGCGGCTCGCGGTGTACGAGCAGATCGCCAAGGCCGTGTCGGAAATCGTTCCTGACGGCTACGTGCGCTTCGTCGCCATTGGACTCGATCCGAGCGAAGGCCTCACGAATGTCCAGTCCCCGAACCTTGCGATCACCAGCGACGTGGTCGAACGCGCCCTCGCCGACGCAGAGGCGCTGATTGCCTGCACCTGCGCCACGAGCGGCGTCGACCGCGTCCACACCGCGCTGCATGCATACCTGCGCGTCGCAGCCGACAAGCACAATCTGGCGTATGCGCCGGATGCCGACATCACCGCGCTCATGAAAGTTCTACTGAAAGGGCATCCCGCGGTCGCGCAGAGCAGCGAGCAGACGAACAAGATCGGACGGGCGTTCGCTACCATCGTCGACGCGCTGAATCCCCTCCGGAACCAGCAGAGTATGGCGCATCCCAACGTGTCACTTCTTGCACCGGCGGAGGCGATGCTCGTCATCAACTCCGTCAGAACACTCCCGCACTACCTCGATGCGAATTTGCGGTAG
- a CDS encoding single-stranded DNA-binding protein, translating into MLREIVFTLSVTGRIVREAEVQTAGNVTLARTTIASDRSRKKTAKADLLDAVGFGNVAGQLTALAKGEFVRITRTVRTWSYDDTSGTRRKSAQIVPARSSATRRRQPRKQRLRPVDSRSVRVAGSLPRHPHCRADAAPPAPR; encoded by the coding sequence ATGCTGCGCGAGATCGTCTTTACGCTCAGCGTCACCGGCCGCATCGTCCGCGAGGCCGAAGTCCAGACCGCAGGCAACGTCACGCTCGCGCGAACGACCATCGCCAGCGACCGCTCGCGCAAGAAGACCGCCAAGGCCGATTTACTCGACGCCGTCGGCTTCGGCAACGTGGCGGGGCAACTCACCGCCCTTGCGAAGGGCGAGTTCGTCCGCATCACCAGAACGGTCCGTACCTGGTCGTATGACGACACGTCGGGCACCCGGCGCAAGAGTGCGCAAATCGTTCCCGCAAGGTCGAGCGCTACGCGCAGGAGGCAGCCGCGTAAGCAGCGCCTCCGGCCCGTGGATTCGCGAAGTGTTCGTGTCGCTGGTTCGCTACCTCGTCATCCGCACTGTCGCGCGGATGCTGCTCCGCCGGCGCCGCGATGA
- a CDS encoding transcriptional repressor has product MSNDPPMRKSLPERSTRQQRAIREVFEQSERPLATEEVMAEAERLIGSIGIATVYRGIRALIADGFVTPVELPGYAPLYERAGKGHHHHFICTSCERAFELEGCETDIRAKIPRGFRVTGHDVTLYGSCATCRADAPVPNRKSRRAVGATR; this is encoded by the coding sequence GTGTCGAACGATCCCCCGATGCGAAAGAGCTTGCCCGAGCGTAGCACCCGCCAGCAGCGTGCCATCCGCGAAGTCTTCGAGCAAAGCGAACGCCCCCTCGCGACAGAGGAAGTCATGGCCGAGGCGGAGCGGCTCATCGGGTCGATCGGCATCGCGACGGTGTACCGCGGGATCCGAGCGCTGATCGCGGACGGCTTTGTCACGCCGGTGGAGCTTCCCGGCTACGCTCCTCTATACGAGCGTGCCGGCAAGGGACATCACCACCATTTCATCTGCACCAGCTGCGAGCGGGCTTTCGAGCTCGAGGGTTGTGAAACGGATATCCGAGCGAAGATTCCGCGCGGCTTCCGCGTCACGGGGCATGACGTGACGCTCTACGGATCGTGCGCGACCTGCCGCGCGGATGCCCCGGTGCCGAACCGAAAATCCAGGCGCGCCGTCGGCGCCACCCGGTAG
- a CDS encoding DCL family protein: MEIIIGGRAFRTKKEALATIYEVRERTKVAGRALGGDDEFLRDLLALHPQAETKVGNGVDHFDVRRNINNDGFWIVRSDGSETDFSFMQCLYGTSQSAKVQSAMRYAVLDQKLAARDRAFGDAETLICPVTGEVIGRQGCHMDHDEPTFIEIADAFARSVGGYDKIETVSDDGGIGRRFVDEAIAERWRTFHRERARLRAVSIRANLSVLRRSVPRTQRP, encoded by the coding sequence GTGGAGATCATAATCGGCGGACGGGCCTTCCGCACAAAGAAAGAGGCGCTGGCCACGATCTACGAAGTTCGTGAGCGCACCAAAGTCGCGGGCCGAGCGTTAGGCGGCGACGACGAGTTTCTTCGAGACCTTCTAGCTCTCCATCCGCAAGCCGAGACGAAGGTCGGGAACGGGGTTGATCACTTCGACGTCCGCCGGAACATCAACAATGACGGATTCTGGATCGTGCGGAGCGACGGAAGCGAGACGGACTTCTCGTTTATGCAGTGCCTCTATGGGACGTCGCAAAGCGCAAAGGTGCAAAGCGCCATGCGATACGCCGTGCTCGATCAGAAACTTGCCGCTCGTGATCGCGCCTTCGGTGACGCAGAAACGTTGATCTGCCCGGTCACGGGCGAAGTCATAGGACGCCAAGGCTGCCACATGGACCACGACGAACCGACGTTCATCGAGATCGCGGACGCCTTTGCCCGGTCCGTGGGCGGCTACGACAAAATCGAGACGGTGTCCGACGACGGTGGCATCGGACGGCGGTTCGTAGACGAGGCGATTGCGGAGCGGTGGCGGACCTTCCACCGAGAGCGCGCCCGGCTTCGAGCCGTGAGCATCCGGGCAAACCTTAGCGTTCTCCGCAGAAGTGTACCGAGGACGCAGCGACCTTAG
- a CDS encoding RNA-binding protein — translation MSVSLFVGNLNYSVKEDDLVELFRPYGTVVRVRIPTDHQTHRPRGFGFVEMDGADADRAVRELNGAHFFGRSLAVNPARPREEPARRA, via the coding sequence ATGTCCGTCTCGCTTTTCGTCGGCAATCTAAACTATTCGGTCAAGGAAGACGATCTCGTCGAGCTCTTCCGCCCGTACGGAACCGTCGTCCGCGTCCGTATCCCAACCGACCACCAAACGCACCGCCCGCGCGGCTTCGGCTTCGTAGAGATGGACGGCGCCGATGCCGACCGTGCGGTGCGGGAGCTCAACGGCGCCCATTTCTTCGGTCGGTCACTCGCAGTGAATCCGGCGCGGCCGCGTGAAGAGCCGGCGAGGCGGGCGTGA
- a CDS encoding peptidoglycan DD-metalloendopeptidase family protein: MTAHLEHPVAMGRRGRDSRHELTLTTWIATVCRSVGSSRRAALIVALGTLLAPAPVGASSFADAINRQRAQISANRHRLELKRQQLNFEELRERDLQRQLGETAASIALVQGRIGTLDQQIANTTDAEEQARRRLDAAQDALRRQRRASDHRLVQMYERPSDRLLAVLFGATSFIDLTERWHDLALVAHEDQREIVDRTAAVRRVTRAQEVLLATSQRLQSERAAKSQEQSQLSALGRQRSDLVSLADAHRMSVAREVHVLEDLTAQEEAQLEALIREQEAEIARQRRAGRIPTPPAPRIGGMQWPLRGPITSPFGMRLNPFTHANTEFHPGIDIAVDVGTTVAAAAAGRVIIAGWVSGYGNYIAIDHGNGLSTGYGHLSTFYVTVGQDVQAGQAIGASGNTGRSTGPHLIFEVRRGGMPIDPTPYLP, from the coding sequence TTGACGGCGCATCTTGAGCATCCGGTGGCAATGGGCCGCCGTGGTCGCGATTCACGCCATGAACTCACCTTGACAACGTGGATAGCCACCGTGTGCCGCTCCGTCGGCAGCTCGCGGCGCGCGGCGCTGATCGTGGCGCTCGGCACCTTGCTGGCGCCGGCGCCGGTGGGTGCGAGCAGCTTCGCCGACGCGATCAATCGGCAACGCGCCCAGATCTCCGCGAACCGGCATCGCCTCGAGCTGAAACGGCAACAGTTGAATTTCGAAGAACTCCGGGAGCGTGATCTGCAGCGTCAACTTGGCGAGACGGCGGCGTCGATCGCGCTCGTCCAAGGGCGCATCGGGACATTGGACCAGCAAATTGCGAACACGACCGATGCAGAAGAACAGGCGCGTCGCCGACTGGACGCGGCTCAGGATGCGCTTCGCCGTCAACGACGCGCATCGGATCACCGGCTCGTGCAAATGTACGAGCGTCCGTCCGACCGGCTGCTGGCCGTCCTCTTCGGCGCGACGTCGTTCATCGACCTGACGGAGCGTTGGCACGATCTCGCACTCGTCGCACACGAGGACCAGCGAGAAATCGTCGATCGAACGGCGGCGGTTCGTCGCGTCACGCGCGCGCAAGAAGTGCTCCTCGCGACTAGTCAACGTTTGCAGTCGGAGCGCGCTGCAAAATCGCAAGAGCAAAGTCAGCTCAGTGCGCTCGGGCGGCAGCGCTCCGATCTCGTCTCACTGGCTGATGCGCACCGCATGTCTGTCGCGCGGGAGGTGCACGTGCTCGAGGACCTCACCGCGCAAGAAGAAGCGCAGCTCGAGGCGCTCATTCGCGAACAAGAAGCGGAGATTGCTCGGCAGCGACGTGCTGGTCGGATCCCGACGCCGCCGGCGCCGCGGATCGGCGGCATGCAGTGGCCGCTGCGAGGACCGATTACCTCGCCATTCGGTATGCGGCTCAATCCGTTCACGCACGCGAACACCGAATTCCATCCGGGCATCGACATCGCGGTTGACGTAGGTACGACGGTCGCCGCGGCGGCAGCTGGACGCGTCATCATCGCCGGATGGGTCAGCGGCTATGGAAACTACATCGCGATCGACCACGGGAACGGTCTCTCGACGGGCTACGGTCATCTGTCGACGTTCTATGTGACCGTCGGCCAAGACGTGCAAGCTGGGCAGGCCATCGGCGCCTCGGGGAACACGGGCCGATCGACCGGCCCCCATCTCATTTTCGAGGTGCGTCGTGGCGGAATGCCGATCGACCCGACGCCATATTTACCCTAG